The candidate division WOR-3 bacterium DNA segment TAGCTGTGGGAATGTTATAAAAACCCGCTCAACTAAACCTAAAATTAATGTCGAAATTTGCTCAGCTTGTCATCCATTTTTTACCGGCAAGCAGAAAATAATCGATACTGCGGGACGAGTTGAGAAATATAAAAGACGATATACCCGTAAGAAAACTACTTCCGAAAAGCCCGAAACACCGACTGAGAACCCCCAAGAATAAAATATGCCCGACTTCCAATTTGAGATCGAAAATTTAAAGACCCGCCTTAAAAAAATTCAGGAGTTTCTTTGAGATTGAGCGTAAAAAAAAGCGTCTCGAAGAATTAATTCAAGAATCCGAAACACCTCATTTT contains these protein-coding regions:
- the rpmE gene encoding 50S ribosomal protein L31 → MKKNIHPNYVDCVITCSCGNVIKTRSTKPKINVEICSACHPFFTGKQKIIDTAGRVEKYKRRYTRKKTTSEKPETPTENPQE